The Bernardetia sp. ABR2-2B DNA window TAGCTGTTCCTATTTTTGTTTATATTTTGAATATTGAAGCCGTTATTGCAACAGGTTATTCACTCTTTGTGGTGGGTGCTGCTGCCCTTGTGGGTGCGTACAGGTACTTTCAGCAGGGTTTAGTCAATCTAAAAATTGCTCTTATTTTTGGTGCGCCTTCTTTAATTATGGTCTATCTTACTCGGGCATATATTGTTCCTGCTTTACCTGACCCTTTTTTGAGTTTTGATTATTTCATTCTTACCAAAAATGCAGCTATTGTTGTCTTTTTTGCTATTGTAATGCTCATTTCTTCTACCATAATGATTCGAAAAGGAGCAAAACAGCAAGAACAAAATCACGTTCCAAAAGCTGTTTCTGATAAATCATTGAATGTTCCTGTTTTGATTTTAGATGCACTTTTGGTTGGTCTTATTGCTGGTTTGGTAGGTGCAGGAGGTGGGTTTTTGATTGTTCCCTCCTTAGTGTTTTTGGCTCGTGTTCCGATGAAAGAAGCAATTGCAACCTCACTTTTTATTATTTCTATTAATTCACTTTTAGGTTTTTTGGGAGATTGGCAACAGCATGAAATAGATTGGCGTTTTTTGCTTCCTTTTACCAGTTTCACAATTGTAGGAATTCTTTTAGGAACTCATTTTTGTAAATATGTTCCTGCTGCAAAGCTCAAACAGGTTTTTGGTTATATGGTCTTAGTAATTGCTTTCTTTATTCTTTATAAAGAGTTTATTCATTAAAAATAATCAAAATTCAGATTTTTAGTTGTTGCTATTTTTATAGGAAACAGAAAACGAGTAGTTTTGTAAAATATTTTTTTTATCAACGAATCAAAAACACATATTATGGAATACAGAATTGTAGCCCTAGAAGTTTTAGAAGCTAATCTAATTGCACCTACTCAAAACCTGCCAAAAGAAATTATTTTTCAATTTGATGTTAATTTAGAGCATCGTTGGAATACAGATGATAACATTCTTATAGTAGT harbors:
- a CDS encoding sulfite exporter TauE/SafE family protein, yielding MEEVLGFLIAIVVGFTMGLLGGGGSILAVPIFVYILNIEAVIATGYSLFVVGAAALVGAYRYFQQGLVNLKIALIFGAPSLIMVYLTRAYIVPALPDPFLSFDYFILTKNAAIVVFFAIVMLISSTIMIRKGAKQQEQNHVPKAVSDKSLNVPVLILDALLVGLIAGLVGAGGGFLIVPSLVFLARVPMKEAIATSLFIISINSLLGFLGDWQQHEIDWRFLLPFTSFTIVGILLGTHFCKYVPAAKLKQVFGYMVLVIAFFILYKEFIH